The following are encoded in a window of Streptomyces sp. Go-475 genomic DNA:
- a CDS encoding ion channel protein, producing the protein MPVIQDSEQRAPSATPATPARVLLPSILPAVAVGVVSCLVLVGVSVAAEELQDLLWGPLPDALGIGRYSVPWMVVMLVGTGVAVGLVVWRMPGHAGPDPATVGLDAPVLPPVVLPGLLLATALMLAGGPSLGPENPIITVNVALAAWLGARALPKAPGRIWPALAEAATIGALFGTPVAAALVISEALARQETRGLLWDNVFAPLTAGAAGALTATLIDHPSFDLDLPSFGRPGWADLLAAVVVASAGALLGMAAVRAFPYVHGAFRRLRHPMLMLPAGGLVLGGLAALGGHLTLFKGLDEIAELARDPDGRPAGEYALLTVVKLAALLVAASCGFRGGRIFPAVFAGTALGLCAHALVSGVHPSVGVSAAVLGMLLAITRQGWVSLFVAAVLVASPGILALLCVASLPAWLLVTGRPQMQLREDGTPVR; encoded by the coding sequence GTGCCCGTGATCCAGGACAGCGAGCAGCGGGCGCCCTCCGCCACTCCGGCGACCCCGGCGCGCGTGCTGCTGCCGTCGATCCTGCCCGCCGTGGCGGTCGGGGTGGTCTCCTGTCTGGTCCTGGTGGGGGTGAGCGTCGCCGCCGAGGAGCTCCAGGACCTGCTGTGGGGGCCGCTGCCGGACGCGCTGGGGATCGGCCGGTACTCGGTGCCGTGGATGGTCGTGATGCTGGTCGGGACCGGGGTGGCGGTCGGTCTCGTGGTGTGGCGGATGCCGGGGCACGCGGGGCCCGATCCGGCCACCGTCGGCCTGGACGCCCCCGTCCTGCCACCCGTCGTGCTGCCGGGGCTGCTGCTGGCGACCGCGCTGATGCTGGCGGGCGGGCCCAGTCTCGGCCCGGAGAACCCGATCATCACGGTGAACGTCGCCCTGGCCGCCTGGCTGGGGGCGCGGGCCCTGCCGAAGGCGCCCGGCCGCATCTGGCCCGCGCTGGCGGAGGCGGCGACGATCGGTGCCCTGTTCGGCACGCCGGTGGCGGCCGCCCTGGTGATCTCCGAGGCGCTGGCCCGGCAGGAGACCCGCGGACTGCTGTGGGACAACGTCTTCGCGCCGCTGACCGCGGGCGCGGCCGGTGCCCTGACCGCCACCCTGATCGACCACCCGAGCTTCGACCTGGACCTGCCGTCCTTCGGCCGGCCCGGCTGGGCCGACCTGCTGGCGGCGGTCGTGGTCGCCTCGGCGGGCGCGCTGCTCGGCATGGCCGCCGTGCGGGCCTTCCCGTACGTCCACGGCGCCTTCCGAAGGCTGCGGCACCCGATGCTGATGCTTCCGGCGGGCGGGCTGGTGCTGGGCGGTCTCGCGGCCCTGGGCGGCCATCTGACGCTCTTCAAGGGGCTGGACGAGATCGCCGAGCTGGCACGCGACCCGGACGGCAGGCCGGCCGGGGAGTACGCCCTGCTGACGGTGGTGAAGCTGGCCGCGCTGCTGGTCGCCGCGTCCTGCGGCTTCCGGGGCGGGCGCATCTTCCCGGCCGTGTTCGCCGGCACCGCCCTCGGTCTGTGCGCCCACGCCCTGGTGTCCGGGGTGCATCCGTCGGTCGGGGTGTCGGCGGCGGTGCTCGGGATGCTGCTGGCGATCACCCGGCAGGGCTGGGTCAGCCTGTTCGTCGCCGCGGTGCTGGTCGCCTCGCCGGGGATCCTCGCCCTGCTCTGCGTCGCCTCCCTGCCCGCCTGGCTGCTGGTGACGGGCCGCCCCCAGATGCAGCTGCGCGAGGACGGCACGCCGGTCCGCTGA
- a CDS encoding helix-turn-helix transcriptional regulator, whose amino-acid sequence MLLGSQLRRLREARGITREAAGYSIRASESKISRMELGRVSFKTRDVEDLLTLYGITDEQERASLLSLAKEANVAGWWHSYSDVLPSWFPTYVGLEGAASLIRAYEVQFVHGLLQTEAYAHAVVRRGMQGASEADVERRVALRLERQKYLVDESAPDFHIILDEAALRRPYGDREVMRGQLQHLIEISERPNVRLQVVPFSLGGHSGESGAFTILSFPESDLSDVVYLEQLTSALYLDKPEDVAQYEKALKELQSDSPGPSESRDLLRGLLQLS is encoded by the coding sequence ATGCTGCTCGGATCACAACTCAGGCGACTGCGTGAGGCGCGGGGCATCACGCGCGAGGCGGCGGGCTACTCGATCCGCGCCTCCGAGTCGAAGATCAGCCGGATGGAGCTGGGCCGGGTGAGCTTCAAGACCAGAGACGTCGAGGATCTGCTGACGCTGTACGGCATCACCGACGAGCAGGAGCGCGCCTCCCTGCTGTCCCTGGCGAAGGAGGCCAACGTCGCGGGCTGGTGGCACAGTTACTCGGACGTGCTGCCCAGCTGGTTCCCCACCTACGTCGGCCTGGAGGGCGCCGCCTCGCTGATCCGGGCCTACGAGGTGCAGTTCGTGCACGGCCTGCTCCAGACCGAGGCGTACGCGCACGCGGTGGTCCGGCGCGGCATGCAGGGCGCCAGCGAGGCCGACGTCGAGCGGCGCGTGGCGCTGCGCCTGGAGCGGCAGAAGTACCTCGTCGACGAGAGCGCGCCCGACTTCCACATCATCCTGGACGAGGCCGCCCTGCGCCGCCCGTACGGCGACCGCGAGGTGATGCGCGGCCAGCTCCAGCACCTCATCGAGATCTCCGAGCGGCCCAACGTGCGGCTCCAGGTGGTGCCGTTCAGTCTCGGCGGCCACTCCGGCGAGAGCGGCGCGTTCACGATCCTCAGCTTCCCGGAGTCCGACCTGTCGGACGTCGTCTACCTGGAGCAGCTCACCAGCGCGCTGTACCTGGACAAGCCCGAGGACGTCGCCCAGTACGAGAAGGCCCTGAAGGAACTCCAGAGCGACAGCCCGGGCCCCTCGGAGAGCCGGGACCTTCTGCGGGGCCTGCTCCAGCTCTCCTGA
- a CDS encoding GTP-binding protein, which produces MAVPAVPPGLSVVIVGGLHADARKAAVAQLLADVPGSVALHHDLATAAAGTVVRTVRDATGVLDAGEAPLVNDCACCALREDLVPELERLADAGQTPLAVVELWDSVEPKAMAEVVTAGGLTVTGVITAVDPALVLPYLGNGDDLAEGGLAAAATDQRTVADTFARQLEYAPVLAIAESPEADDEDRELLAQLHPTARQVPIGHGDLAGAPPLGSPARDTADGLTVPPPRRRRHSPLAEAALAGFDVEAAAAAQHPACALLPAEADAHGVSTLVWQQRRPFHPERLYAALEDLTCAAARSRGRFWLADKPDTLFHWDAAGGALCVESAGPWLASLPDAAWEMVPPVRRAAAALDWHPEHGDRGQHLVFTSPGLDRDGLERLLESCLLTDAEYAAGRDAWQRLPHAFDTLLEV; this is translated from the coding sequence GTGGCTGTCCCCGCTGTCCCTCCTGGGCTCTCCGTCGTGATCGTCGGCGGGCTGCATGCCGACGCCCGCAAGGCGGCAGTGGCGCAGTTGCTCGCCGACGTGCCCGGCAGCGTCGCGCTCCACCACGACCTGGCGACGGCCGCGGCCGGCACGGTCGTACGGACCGTCCGGGACGCCACCGGCGTCCTGGACGCGGGGGAGGCGCCGCTCGTCAACGACTGTGCCTGCTGCGCCCTGCGCGAGGACCTGGTCCCGGAGCTGGAGCGGCTCGCCGACGCCGGGCAGACGCCCCTGGCCGTCGTCGAGCTGTGGGACTCCGTCGAGCCCAAGGCCATGGCAGAGGTCGTCACGGCCGGCGGGCTCACCGTCACCGGCGTGATCACCGCCGTCGACCCGGCCCTGGTCCTGCCCTACCTCGGCAACGGCGACGACCTCGCCGAGGGCGGTCTCGCCGCGGCCGCCACCGACCAGCGCACGGTCGCCGACACCTTCGCCCGCCAGCTGGAGTACGCCCCCGTCCTCGCGATCGCCGAGTCCCCGGAGGCCGACGACGAGGACCGCGAGCTGCTCGCCCAGCTGCACCCGACGGCCCGCCAGGTCCCGATCGGCCACGGTGACCTGGCGGGCGCACCCCCGCTCGGCTCCCCCGCGCGGGACACGGCTGACGGCCTGACCGTGCCGCCGCCGCGGCGGCGCCGGCACTCGCCGCTGGCCGAGGCCGCCCTGGCCGGCTTCGACGTCGAGGCGGCCGCCGCCGCCCAGCACCCGGCCTGCGCGCTGCTGCCCGCCGAGGCCGACGCGCACGGCGTCTCCACGCTGGTCTGGCAGCAGCGCCGCCCCTTCCACCCGGAGCGGCTCTACGCCGCCCTGGAGGACCTGACCTGCGCGGCCGCCCGCAGCCGGGGCCGGTTCTGGCTCGCCGACAAGCCCGACACGCTCTTCCACTGGGACGCGGCGGGCGGGGCCCTGTGCGTGGAGAGCGCCGGGCCGTGGCTGGCCTCCCTGCCGGACGCGGCCTGGGAGATGGTCCCGCCGGTGCGCCGCGCCGCCGCCGCGCTGGACTGGCACCCCGAGCACGGCGACCGGGGCCAGCACCTCGTCTTCACCTCGCCCGGCCTGGACCGGGACGGCCTGGAGCGGCTGCTGGAGTCCTGCCTGCTCACCGACGCCGAGTACGCCGCCGGGCGCGACGCCTGGCAGCGGTTGCCGCACGCCTTCGACACCCTCCTGGAGGTCTGA
- a CDS encoding DUF397 domain-containing protein translates to MAAARLRGVAWQKSRHSNSQGSCVEFARLPGGDVAVRNSRFPDGPALVYTRAEIEAMLLGVKDGEFDHLVGG, encoded by the coding sequence ATGGCGGCCGCCAGGCTGCGCGGTGTGGCCTGGCAGAAGAGCCGGCACAGCAACTCGCAGGGCTCGTGCGTGGAGTTCGCCCGGCTGCCGGGCGGCGACGTGGCCGTGCGCAACTCGCGTTTCCCCGACGGGCCCGCGCTGGTCTACACCCGCGCGGAGATCGAGGCGATGCTGCTGGGCGTGAAGGACGGCGAGTTCGACCACCTCGTGGGCGGCTGA
- a CDS encoding helix-turn-helix transcriptional regulator, with protein MGSIYGDWLKEQREAAGLTQQQLADRAIMTRSHIAHIEAGRRVPSKEDARRLDMALNTGNVLSSFLPQDEDVSIAEYFERVRVLEQQASSIHEFALAYFPGILQTKRYARAVLGAAFPPVSEEECDRRVVTRLERAKILEDPVSPVVWALLDETLLRRPVADGDVMAEQFMHVVGLAEAGRIRVHVLPYKVGHHPLVHSMLMLMSFEDQPPLAYTEGGYMGKLHDSPSMVRQLQHRYYLALSDAMPMKDSLALLRATAKEYGHHD; from the coding sequence ATGGGTTCCATCTACGGCGACTGGCTCAAGGAGCAGCGCGAGGCGGCGGGCCTGACGCAGCAGCAGTTGGCGGACCGGGCGATCATGACGCGTTCGCACATCGCGCACATCGAGGCGGGGCGCCGGGTGCCGTCGAAGGAGGACGCACGGCGGCTCGACATGGCGCTGAACACGGGAAACGTGCTGAGCAGCTTCCTGCCGCAGGACGAGGACGTGTCGATCGCCGAGTACTTCGAGAGGGTGCGCGTACTCGAACAACAGGCGTCGTCCATCCATGAGTTCGCCCTGGCGTACTTCCCGGGCATCCTCCAGACGAAAAGGTACGCACGTGCGGTTCTGGGTGCGGCGTTCCCCCCGGTGAGTGAAGAGGAGTGTGACAGGCGCGTTGTCACACGCCTGGAGCGCGCAAAGATCCTCGAAGACCCTGTGAGTCCCGTAGTGTGGGCGCTTTTGGACGAGACGCTGCTGCGCCGTCCCGTGGCTGACGGGGATGTCATGGCCGAGCAGTTCATGCACGTCGTTGGTCTCGCGGAGGCTGGACGTATTCGGGTGCATGTGCTGCCGTACAAGGTGGGCCATCATCCGCTGGTGCACAGCATGCTCATGCTGATGTCGTTCGAAGACCAGCCGCCGCTGGCGTACACCGAGGGCGGATATATGGGGAAGTTGCACGACTCCCCGTCGATGGTCCGGCAGTTGCAGCATCGCTACTATCTCGCGCTGAGTGACGCAATGCCGATGAAGGACTCACTGGCCCTGCTCAGGGCCACTGCGAAGGAGTACGGGCACCATGACTGA
- the rpsR gene encoding 30S ribosomal protein S18 has translation MPRKPERKPAKNRPNPLDQAGITYIDYKDTDLLRKFISDRGKIRSRRVTRVSAQQQRQLARAIKNAREMALLPYSSR, from the coding sequence ATGCCCCGCAAGCCCGAGCGCAAGCCCGCCAAGAACCGGCCCAACCCCCTGGACCAGGCCGGGATCACGTACATCGACTACAAGGACACCGACCTGCTGCGGAAGTTCATCTCCGACCGCGGCAAGATCCGCAGCCGCCGCGTCACCCGCGTCTCCGCCCAGCAGCAGCGGCAGCTGGCCCGCGCGATCAAGAACGCCCGCGAGATGGCGCTCCTGCCGTACTCCAGCCGCTGA
- a CDS encoding DUF397 domain-containing protein, with product MTERTIPNAATLRGWRKSSYSDNNAGSCLEVLDDHPSGIPVRDSKNPHGPAVIVPAPAWSSFVTALKDGAVADRT from the coding sequence ATGACTGAGCGCACCATCCCGAACGCGGCCACGCTGCGCGGCTGGCGCAAGTCGTCGTACAGCGACAACAACGCCGGTAGCTGCCTCGAAGTCCTCGACGACCACCCTTCGGGCATACCGGTCCGCGACTCCAAGAACCCCCACGGTCCCGCCGTGATCGTTCCGGCGCCCGCGTGGTCGTCGTTCGTCACGGCGCTGAAGGACGGGGCCGTTGCGGACAGAACCTGA
- a CDS encoding DinB family protein: protein MVTHVPSEAPGDERGALLSFIAEQRGGVRRALLGLTEEQAVSTPSASELSLAGLLKHVAEVEQGWIARAKGEPPAVHRDESNWHECFRLVGDETVEAQLAYYEKVAAETEAFIRAVPSLDDTFELPATSWNPRDEHLSMRWLCLHLIRETARHAGHADIIRESLDGATAFELVAAEQQVAAGS from the coding sequence ATGGTCACTCACGTTCCCTCGGAGGCACCCGGCGACGAGCGCGGAGCGCTGCTGTCCTTCATCGCCGAGCAGCGCGGCGGTGTCCGGCGGGCGCTGCTGGGCCTGACCGAGGAGCAGGCCGTGAGCACGCCCAGTGCCAGTGAGCTGTCGCTCGCCGGGCTGCTCAAGCACGTCGCCGAGGTCGAGCAGGGCTGGATCGCCCGCGCCAAGGGCGAGCCGCCGGCCGTCCACCGGGACGAGTCGAACTGGCACGAGTGCTTCCGGCTGGTCGGCGACGAGACCGTGGAGGCGCAGCTCGCGTACTACGAGAAGGTGGCCGCCGAGACGGAGGCGTTCATCCGCGCGGTGCCCAGCCTCGACGACACCTTCGAGCTGCCCGCGACGTCCTGGAACCCGCGGGACGAGCATCTCTCGATGCGCTGGCTCTGCCTCCACCTGATCCGCGAGACGGCCCGGCACGCGGGCCACGCCGACATCATCCGCGAGTCGCTGGACGGGGCGACGGCCTTCGAGCTGGTGGCGGCGGAACAGCAGGTGGCCGCCGGGTCCTAA
- a CDS encoding PadR family transcriptional regulator, whose translation MSAIRLLVLGAVRMHGRAHGYQVRNDLEYWGAHEWSHAKPGSIYHALKQMAKQGLLHAHEIAPSTAGGPPRTEYEITEQGTEEYFRLLREALVTYDQRGEVKTAAVGFIVDLPRAEAVALLKERTLRIEQWRASVLKDYVPEEGLDGLGHIGEIMNMWVHTADSEAEWTRGLIQRIEGGAYTFADEGEPFVGVLAEGEENPYATGEPHPGDAS comes from the coding sequence ATGTCAGCGATCCGTCTCCTCGTGCTCGGCGCGGTCCGCATGCACGGCCGCGCCCACGGCTACCAGGTCCGCAACGACCTGGAGTACTGGGGCGCGCACGAGTGGTCCCACGCCAAGCCCGGCTCGATCTACCACGCCCTGAAGCAGATGGCGAAGCAGGGGCTGCTGCACGCGCACGAGATCGCCCCGTCCACGGCCGGCGGGCCGCCGCGCACGGAGTACGAGATCACCGAGCAGGGCACCGAGGAGTACTTCCGGCTGCTGCGGGAGGCGCTGGTCACGTACGACCAGCGCGGCGAGGTGAAGACGGCCGCGGTCGGCTTCATCGTGGACCTGCCGAGGGCGGAGGCGGTCGCGCTGCTGAAGGAGCGCACCCTGCGGATCGAGCAGTGGCGGGCCTCCGTCCTGAAGGACTACGTGCCCGAGGAGGGACTCGACGGGCTCGGCCACATCGGCGAGATCATGAACATGTGGGTCCACACGGCCGACTCCGAGGCCGAGTGGACCCGCGGCCTGATCCAGCGCATCGAGGGCGGTGCCTACACCTTCGCCGACGAGGGCGAGCCGTTCGTCGGCGTGCTGGCGGAGGGCGAGGAGAACCCGTACGCGACGGGCGAGCCGCATCCCGGAGACGCCTCCTAG
- a CDS encoding glutamate decarboxylase, with the protein MPLNEGPRRPGGHRLSVNPFYGPANPVGDMAEAPPTHRLPDQPMAPATAHQLVRDELMLDGNARLNLATFVTTWMEPEAGVLMAECRDKNMIDKDEYPRTAELERRCVAMLADLWHAPDPAAAVGCSTTGSSEACMLAGMALKRRWAKRNGDRYPGARPNLVMGVNVQVCWEKFCNFWEVEARLVPMEGDRFHLDPQAAAELCDENTIGVVGVLGSTFDGSYEPIAELCAALDALRERTGLDIPVHVDGASGAMVAPFLDEDLVWDFRLPRVASINTSGHKYGLVYPGVGWALWRDAEALPEELVFRVNYLGGDMPTFALNFSRPGAQVVAQYYTFLRLGRDGYRAVQQAARDVATGLAGRIEALGDFRLLTRGDQLPVFAFTTAPDVTAYDVFDVSRRLRESGWLVPAYTFPPHREDLSVLRVVCRNGFSADLADLLARDLERLLPELRRQPRPFTQDKEAATGFHH; encoded by the coding sequence TTGCCGCTCAACGAAGGCCCCCGCCGACCCGGCGGGCACCGCCTGTCCGTCAACCCGTTCTACGGCCCCGCCAACCCGGTCGGCGACATGGCCGAGGCCCCGCCCACGCACCGGCTCCCGGACCAGCCGATGGCCCCGGCCACCGCCCACCAGCTGGTCCGCGACGAACTGATGCTCGACGGCAACGCGCGGCTGAACCTCGCCACCTTCGTCACCACCTGGATGGAGCCGGAGGCCGGGGTGCTGATGGCGGAGTGCCGGGACAAGAACATGATCGACAAGGACGAGTACCCGCGCACGGCCGAGCTGGAGCGGCGCTGCGTGGCGATGCTGGCCGACCTGTGGCACGCGCCCGACCCGGCGGCGGCCGTGGGGTGTTCGACGACCGGGTCGAGCGAGGCGTGCATGCTGGCCGGGATGGCGCTCAAGCGGCGCTGGGCCAAGCGCAACGGCGACCGCTACCCCGGGGCCCGGCCCAATCTGGTGATGGGCGTGAACGTGCAGGTCTGCTGGGAGAAGTTCTGCAACTTCTGGGAGGTGGAGGCCCGGCTCGTCCCCATGGAGGGCGACCGGTTCCACCTGGACCCGCAGGCGGCCGCCGAGCTGTGCGACGAGAACACCATCGGGGTCGTCGGCGTCCTGGGCTCGACCTTCGACGGCTCCTACGAGCCGATCGCCGAGCTGTGCGCGGCGCTGGACGCCCTGCGGGAGCGCACCGGGCTCGACATCCCCGTGCACGTGGACGGGGCGTCCGGCGCCATGGTCGCGCCGTTCCTCGACGAGGACCTGGTGTGGGACTTCCGGCTGCCGAGGGTGGCGTCCATCAACACCTCGGGGCACAAGTACGGGCTGGTCTACCCGGGCGTCGGCTGGGCGCTGTGGCGGGATGCCGAGGCGCTGCCGGAGGAGCTGGTGTTCCGGGTGAACTACCTGGGCGGCGACATGCCGACGTTCGCCCTGAACTTCTCCCGGCCGGGCGCCCAGGTCGTGGCGCAGTACTACACGTTCCTGCGGCTGGGCCGGGACGGCTACCGGGCCGTGCAGCAGGCCGCGCGGGACGTGGCCACGGGGCTCGCCGGGCGGATCGAGGCGCTCGGCGACTTCCGGCTGCTGACCCGGGGCGACCAGTTGCCGGTGTTCGCCTTCACGACCGCGCCGGACGTCACCGCCTACGACGTCTTCGACGTGTCCCGGCGGCTGCGCGAGAGCGGCTGGCTGGTGCCCGCGTACACCTTCCCGCCGCACCGCGAGGACCTGTCCGTGCTGCGGGTGGTGTGCCGCAACGGCTTCTCCGCGGACCTGGCCGACCTGCTCGCGCGGGACCTGGAACGGCTGCTGCCGGAACTGCGGCGGCAGCCGCGTCCCTTCACCCAGGACAAGGAGGCGGCCACCGGGTTCCACCACTAG
- a CDS encoding aldehyde dehydrogenase family protein: MSSSCFTDLAQQYIDGEWRPGTGSWDIIDFNPYDDEKLASITIATADEVDQAYRAAARAQKQWAATNPYARRAVFEKALRLIEEREAEISEAIIAELGGTRLKAAFELHLAKEFLREAVHLALAPEGRIIPSPVDGKENRVYRVPVGVVGVISPFNFPFLLSIKSVAPALALGNAVVLKPHQDTPIVGGALVAKIFEDAGLPGGLLNVVITDIAEIGDAFLEHPVPKVISFTGSDQVGRHVATVCARLFKRSVLELGGNSALVVLDDADLDYAVDAAVFSRYVHQGQVCMAANRVLVDRSVADEFTEKFVAKVKTLKTGDPRDPETVIGPVINSSQAEAVAGVVEQALAEGATALVRGGRTDNLVEPSVLTGLPADSALLRQEVFGPVAFLVPFDGEEEAVRLVNDTPYGLSGAVHTGNIERGVAFAKQIDTGMFHVNDGTVHDEPIVPFGGEKHSGLGRLNGDTMLDSFTTTKWISVQHGRSGFPF, translated from the coding sequence ATGTCGTCGTCCTGCTTCACCGACCTTGCACAGCAGTACATCGACGGTGAGTGGCGCCCGGGCACCGGCTCCTGGGACATCATCGACTTCAACCCCTACGACGACGAGAAGCTGGCGTCGATCACCATAGCCACGGCCGACGAGGTCGACCAGGCGTACCGGGCCGCCGCCCGTGCCCAGAAGCAGTGGGCCGCGACCAACCCGTACGCCCGCCGCGCCGTCTTCGAGAAGGCCCTGCGCCTGATCGAGGAGCGCGAGGCCGAGATCTCCGAGGCCATCATCGCCGAGCTGGGCGGCACCCGCCTGAAGGCCGCCTTCGAGCTGCACCTCGCCAAGGAGTTCCTGCGCGAGGCGGTGCATCTGGCGCTGGCCCCCGAGGGCCGGATCATCCCCTCCCCGGTGGACGGCAAGGAGAACCGCGTCTACCGCGTGCCGGTCGGGGTGGTGGGCGTGATCAGCCCCTTCAACTTCCCCTTCCTGCTGTCGATCAAGTCCGTCGCCCCGGCGCTCGCCCTCGGCAACGCGGTCGTCCTCAAGCCGCACCAGGACACGCCGATCGTCGGCGGTGCCCTGGTCGCGAAGATCTTCGAGGACGCGGGGCTGCCCGGCGGTCTGCTGAACGTCGTCATCACCGACATCGCGGAGATCGGCGACGCCTTCCTCGAGCACCCGGTCCCCAAGGTCATCTCCTTCACCGGCTCCGACCAGGTCGGCCGGCACGTGGCGACGGTCTGCGCCCGGCTGTTCAAGCGCTCGGTCCTCGAACTGGGCGGCAACAGCGCGCTGGTCGTCCTCGACGACGCCGACCTCGACTACGCCGTGGACGCGGCCGTCTTCAGCCGGTACGTCCATCAGGGCCAGGTCTGCATGGCCGCCAACCGCGTCCTGGTCGACCGGTCGGTCGCGGACGAGTTCACCGAGAAGTTCGTCGCCAAGGTGAAGACCCTCAAGACGGGCGACCCGCGCGACCCGGAGACCGTCATCGGCCCGGTCATCAACTCCTCCCAGGCGGAGGCCGTCGCGGGCGTGGTCGAGCAGGCCCTCGCCGAGGGTGCCACGGCCCTGGTGCGCGGCGGCCGGACCGACAACCTCGTCGAGCCCTCCGTCCTGACCGGCCTGCCCGCCGACTCGGCCCTGCTGCGGCAGGAGGTCTTCGGCCCGGTCGCCTTCCTCGTCCCCTTCGACGGCGAGGAGGAGGCCGTACGCCTCGTCAACGACACCCCGTACGGCCTGAGCGGCGCCGTCCACACCGGGAACATCGAGCGCGGTGTCGCCTTCGCCAAGCAGATCGACACGGGCATGTTCCACGTGAACGACGGCACCGTGCACGACGAGCCGATCGTGCCGTTCGGCGGCGAGAAGCACTCGGGCCTCGGCCGGCTCAACGGCGACACGATGCTGGACTCGTTCACCACCACCAAGTGGATCTCGGTGCAGCACGGCCGGAGCGGCTTCCCGTTCTGA
- a CDS encoding MerR family transcriptional regulator codes for MSYSVGQVAGFAGVTVRTLHHYDDIGLLVPSERSHAGHRRYSDADLDRLQQILFYRELGFPLDEVAVLLDDPDADPRAHLRRQHDLLTARIEKLRKMAAAVEHAMEARTMGINLTPEEKFEVFGDKDPEQYADEAEARWGGTEQYAESQRRVARYTKEDWQRIQDQTADWAERYGALMAAGEPPAGEAAMALAEEHRQHICTWYYECSHEQHRRLGEMYVADERFKAFYESMRPGLAEHLKDAIAANAARRTS; via the coding sequence GTGAGCTACTCCGTGGGACAGGTCGCGGGCTTCGCCGGCGTCACGGTGCGCACCCTGCACCACTACGACGACATCGGCCTGCTCGTCCCGAGCGAGCGCAGCCACGCGGGCCACCGGCGCTACAGCGACGCCGACCTCGACCGGCTGCAGCAGATCCTGTTCTACCGGGAACTCGGCTTCCCGCTCGACGAGGTCGCCGTCCTGCTCGACGACCCGGACGCGGACCCGCGCGCGCACCTGCGCCGCCAGCACGACCTGCTGACCGCCCGGATCGAGAAACTGCGGAAGATGGCGGCGGCCGTGGAGCACGCCATGGAGGCACGCACGATGGGCATCAACCTCACGCCCGAAGAGAAGTTCGAGGTCTTCGGGGACAAGGACCCCGAGCAGTACGCCGACGAGGCGGAAGCGCGCTGGGGCGGCACCGAGCAGTACGCCGAGTCGCAGCGCCGCGTCGCCCGCTACACCAAGGAGGACTGGCAGCGCATCCAGGACCAGACCGCCGACTGGGCCGAGCGCTACGGCGCCCTGATGGCCGCCGGCGAACCGCCCGCCGGCGAGGCGGCCATGGCCCTGGCGGAGGAGCACCGGCAGCACATCTGCACCTGGTACTACGAGTGCTCCCACGAGCAGCACCGCCGCCTGGGCGAGATGTACGTCGCCGACGAGCGCTTCAAGGCGTTCTACGAGTCGATGCGCCCCGGCCTCGCCGAGCACCTGAAGGACGCGATCGCCGCGAACGCCGCCCGCCGCACCTCCTGA
- a CDS encoding ATP-binding protein produces MLEPLRQGLPPLDPAAVSDAASCALPARYEAVREARQFTRRTLDQWDMGDRFDDVCLVVSELVTNALRHGLPSSGRSAAGQEPPVRLHLMRWTERLVCAVRDPSHDSPVARETDDFSAESGRGLFLVDSFSDSWGWHPLAGALSGKVVWALFRLPRAGSVPHGE; encoded by the coding sequence ATGCTCGAGCCGTTACGGCAGGGCCTTCCGCCGCTGGATCCCGCGGCCGTGTCCGACGCCGCCTCCTGCGCGCTGCCCGCGCGCTACGAAGCGGTGCGCGAAGCTCGGCAGTTCACCCGCAGGACCCTCGACCAGTGGGACATGGGCGACCGGTTCGACGACGTCTGCCTGGTGGTCTCGGAGCTCGTCACCAACGCCCTGCGGCACGGACTGCCGTCGAGCGGCCGGTCGGCCGCCGGGCAGGAGCCTCCGGTACGGCTGCACCTGATGCGGTGGACCGAGCGCCTGGTGTGCGCGGTGCGCGACCCCAGCCACGACAGCCCCGTCGCCCGGGAGACCGACGACTTCTCGGCCGAGTCGGGCCGCGGGCTGTTCCTCGTCGACTCCTTCAGCGACAGCTGGGGCTGGCACCCGCTCGCGGGCGCGCTCAGCGGCAAGGTGGTCTGGGCGCTGTTCCGGCTGCCCCGGGCCGGGTCGGTACCGCACGGGGAATGA